A genome region from Chloroflexota bacterium includes the following:
- the rfbB gene encoding dTDP-glucose 4,6-dehydratase yields MMKLLVTGGAGFIGSNFARYVLSRYPDDQIVVLDKLTYAGNPQNFADLRGNARFSFVQGDIADAAVVEPLVASVDAVVNFAAETHVDRSILDAGAFIETDVRGTWILLEAARKARLGRFLQVSTDEVYGSVPTGHSKETDQLEPRSPYAASKAGGDLMVLAYKTTYDLPVLITRGSNNVGPYQFPEKVVPVFVTNAIDDIALPIYGDGGALRDYIFVTDHCAGIDTVLRKGTPGEIYNVGGGNEINTIVLAKAILARLGKSESLMTFVPDRPGHDRRYSVDCSKLKALGWEPDYTFETSLNATVDWYVDNEAWWRPLKSGEYLEYYKKNYGNRAALI; encoded by the coding sequence CTGATGAAGTTGCTCGTGACCGGCGGGGCTGGGTTCATCGGCAGCAACTTCGCGCGGTACGTGCTGAGCCGGTATCCCGACGACCAGATCGTCGTGCTGGATAAGCTGACCTATGCGGGCAACCCGCAAAACTTCGCGGATCTGCGCGGCAACGCCCGGTTCAGCTTCGTCCAGGGCGACATCGCCGATGCGGCGGTGGTCGAGCCGCTGGTGGCCTCGGTGGACGCCGTGGTCAACTTCGCGGCCGAGACCCACGTGGACCGCTCGATCCTGGACGCCGGCGCGTTCATCGAGACGGACGTGCGCGGCACCTGGATCCTGCTCGAAGCGGCCCGCAAGGCGAGGCTGGGGCGGTTCCTCCAGGTCAGCACGGACGAGGTCTACGGCAGCGTCCCCACCGGTCACTCGAAGGAGACTGATCAGCTGGAGCCGCGCAGCCCGTACGCTGCCAGCAAGGCCGGCGGCGACCTGATGGTGCTGGCCTACAAGACGACGTACGACCTGCCGGTCCTGATCACGCGGGGCTCGAACAACGTCGGGCCGTACCAGTTCCCCGAGAAGGTGGTACCCGTCTTCGTGACGAACGCCATCGACGACATTGCCCTGCCGATCTACGGCGACGGCGGCGCGCTGCGCGACTACATCTTCGTGACCGACCACTGCGCCGGCATCGACACGGTCCTGCGGAAGGGCACGCCCGGCGAGATCTACAACGTGGGCGGCGGCAACGAGATCAACACCATCGTGCTGGCGAAGGCGATCCTCGCGCGGCTGGGCAAGTCCGAGAGCTTGATGACCTTCGTGCCAGACCGGCCGGGCCACGACCGCCGCTACAGCGTCGACTGCTCGAAGCTGAAGGCGTTGGGCTGGGAGCCGGACTACACGTTCGAGACCTCACTGAATGCCACGGTGGACTGGTACGTCGACAACGAGGCATGGTGGCGACCGCTGAAGTCGGGCGAGTACCTCGAGTACTACAAGAAGAACTACGGCAACCGGGCCGCGCTGATCTAG
- a CDS encoding adenylosuccinate synthase, with amino-acid sequence MPVLAVVGGQWGDEGKGKIIDLLAGRAHVVVRAQGGDNAGHTVVNPRGKFALHLVPAGIFNEQTRCLIGPGVALNPETLLSEMDELARRGVVTDNLVISARAHLVMPYHPLFDRLEEQARGQGAIGTTGKGIGPTYADKVARGGIVAGDLLHLDRLAQKVRTNVSRKNVLLEKIYGADPVDADAIIERYRGHAERLGKYIAESEPILEQAIKDGRTILLEGGHGTLLDLDHGTYPYVTTTSCTVGGLLNGAGIGPKHLTNAIGVFKAYQSRVGAGAMPSELADATGDYIRERGHEYGTTTGRPRRVGWFDAVAARHSMNVNGFHTIALTRIDILDELDELRVCVAYEMNGQRVEHIPSQIEDLAYCTPVYEGVSGWGTPTGDAQTWKDLPGQAQAYVKLIEDCVGAPAGLIGVGQEREKTIFTGALP; translated from the coding sequence ATGCCGGTTCTCGCCGTTGTTGGTGGCCAGTGGGGTGACGAGGGCAAGGGGAAGATCATCGATCTGCTGGCGGGACGTGCCCACGTCGTCGTCAGGGCCCAGGGCGGCGACAACGCCGGCCATACCGTCGTCAACCCGCGCGGCAAGTTCGCCCTGCACCTCGTGCCCGCCGGGATCTTCAACGAGCAGACCCGCTGCCTGATCGGCCCGGGCGTCGCGCTGAATCCCGAAACGCTCCTCTCCGAGATGGACGAGCTGGCGCGCCGGGGCGTGGTGACAGACAACCTCGTCATCAGCGCCCGCGCGCACCTCGTGATGCCGTATCACCCGCTGTTCGACCGACTCGAAGAGCAGGCCCGTGGTCAGGGCGCTATCGGGACGACCGGCAAGGGCATCGGGCCGACCTACGCTGACAAGGTGGCGCGCGGCGGGATCGTGGCGGGCGATCTGCTGCACCTGGATCGGCTGGCCCAGAAGGTCCGGACGAACGTCTCCCGCAAGAACGTGCTGCTCGAGAAGATCTACGGCGCGGACCCGGTTGACGCCGATGCCATCATCGAGCGGTATCGCGGGCACGCCGAACGTCTCGGGAAGTACATCGCCGAGTCCGAGCCGATCCTCGAACAGGCGATCAAGGACGGCCGGACCATCCTGCTGGAGGGCGGGCACGGGACGCTGCTCGACCTCGATCATGGGACGTATCCGTACGTCACGACCACGTCGTGCACGGTGGGCGGGCTGCTCAACGGGGCCGGCATCGGCCCGAAGCACCTGACCAACGCCATCGGGGTGTTCAAGGCGTACCAGTCCCGCGTCGGGGCCGGTGCGATGCCGTCCGAGCTGGCCGATGCGACCGGGGACTACATTCGCGAGCGCGGTCACGAGTACGGCACGACGACCGGCCGGCCGCGTCGAGTGGGCTGGTTCGATGCCGTCGCCGCGCGCCACTCGATGAACGTGAACGGGTTCCACACTATCGCGCTGACGCGCATCGACATCCTGGACGAGCTGGACGAGCTGCGGGTCTGTGTGGCGTACGAGATGAACGGCCAGCGCGTCGAGCACATCCCGAGTCAGATCGAGGATCTGGCGTACTGTACACCGGTCTACGAGGGCGTCTCCGGGTGGGGCACGCCGACCGGCGACGCGCAGACCTGGAAAGATCTGCCGGGGCAGGCACAGGCGTACGTGAAGCTGATCGAGGATTGTGTGGGGGCGCCGGCCGGGCTGATCGGCGTCGGTCAGGAACGCGAGAAGACGATCTTCACGGGGGCGCTGCCGTAG